Sequence from the Peromyscus eremicus chromosome 4, PerEre_H2_v1, whole genome shotgun sequence genome:
gttttgctcgCATAAATGTAGCAGGGCATCAAATTCCcaagaattggagttacagacagttgtgagctaccatgtaggtactgggaattgaacctaggtcctttggaagaacagctggtgctcttaaccactgagccatctctctggccccatgcTGTTTTATTTCCTGGTGCAAGATCTCATACTGTAACCCAACCTGTCTTGGAACTTAATATGTGGTCtgagctggcttcaaactcatggagattctcttgcctctgcctcctggatgggAATACAGGTAAAGTGTGACCCACCATTCCAACCAagttcattattttaaagttggttttttgtttgtttggtttttataattataatttttttattttttgagattataacatagtgtgtatgtgttttcagggctaaagtgttaggttttttgtttgtttggttggttttttgagacagggtttctctagcactggctgtcctggaactgctctgtagatcaggctgcagagatccgcctgcctctgcctccggagtgcagggattaaaggtgtgcactaccgaTGCCCAGTGTCTTAAAATGTTTTCACCCTTATTTGGAGTTGAGGAAATTAGGTTTACCATGGGGAACTTGGCAGACTGCATCAGAAGAGTGGTGGTTTCCActgttccttttttctctccagcttcccatTGATCGTGGTGGAGGTGAAGGAAAGGCCATGTACATTGACACCGAGGGTACATTTAGGCCAGAACGGCTGCTAGCAGTGGCTGAGAGGTAGGTCACTAAATTAGAAGAATGTGTTTAGCTTGTTACTAGAGTATTTTGAAACGTTAATTTGCCTAGAAAGTGTCTCATTACTCTGCATCCCAATTGTCTGGTTTAAAAGAACTATTAATAATGTAAGACATTCTTTACTCAACACTGTAAGATCTCACAGgctaaataaaaaacatgattcAACTATATATTGTTTTACAGAGAAATAACACTTTAAAGACAGGTTGAAAATGAAAAGCTTGAAAAGATAACACAATCAGGAACcataagagaaattaaaagactGCAGCAGCACCCCTCAAAGAAAACTACTAAAGTCGAGAAAAccctttttttaatgtgttcatttGTATAGGCATGGACATGCCCatgcatggtgtgcatgtggaagccagacgacaacttctgggagtgaattcctccttccaccgtgtggggtCCAGGAACTGAGCTCAAGTTTGGTGCCaatcttctgagccatctcatttgccctgaaagaatatttataattaaaagatcagttcatttaaaaaaaaaaaaaaaaaaaaaaaaaaaaagatcagttcATTAGGAAGGCATGACAATTAtaaacataattaagaataattttttagTTTGTATTCGTGAGtgttacctgcatgtgtgtctgtgtatcgtGTGTAAGGATTACATATGgactccagaagagggtgtcagatactcgaactggaattataaatggttgtgagctggggCCGGGGGTGAGGGGTGGCCAAGCCTTCAATCCTAacatttggaggcagaggcaggtgaacctctttggatttgaaaaataaaacaatacatggttgagagccaccatgtgagtgctggaagctagacccaggtcctctacaagggcagtaatcaatatctttttttttttcctagacagagtttctctgggtagcctgggctgtcctggaacttgctctgtagatgaggctggccttgaacttacataggtctacctgcctctgcctcctgagtgctagaattaaaggtgtgctccaccaccacctggcccaataTCTTTTAATATCCAagattatgggctggagagatggctcagaggttaagagcactgactgctcttccagaggtcctaagttcaattcccagcaaccacatggtggctcacaaccatctgtaatgagatttggtgccctcttctggcctgcagtcatacatgctgtatacataataaataaataaatcttaaaaaaaattcctatttaaaaaaaatatatatccaagATTACATCACCAAATTGAAATTTTTTAGAATCTATAAATCATGTCAAAATTCTAACAAGCTTTTTTGCAAATTGACAAACTCATGATTTATGTAGAAAAATGTagggtttcatttatttatatttatttgtgtctgagggtgggtgggtattttgtctgcatgtgtgtctgtacaccattCTTTGccttcagaaaccagaagagggcattggctaTCCCAAACTGGAATTTTGGTCTGTAttatggttgtgagtcactgtagagtgctgggaattgaacctaggaagactctctggaggagcagccaccattcttaatcactgagccatctccagcccaaaTTCTCAACTTAAAGCTCATAAAACTACAGGAGTCATTACAGATGATTATAACTTAAAAATAGATATGcagctagggatatagctcagtgctaAAGTACTTATCTAGCTTACATGAGACCCCAGTTTGATTttcagtactgaaaaaaaaaaggtatgtgtAGGGAGAGTTACTCAGCAGGTATAGTGGCAAGAgtcagacaggcagatctctaagctaaaggccagcctagtctgaaGGGTACATAataagaccccgtctcaaaaataaaaaaatagatgaataagATCAAtgaatgccaggcggtggtggcgcacgcctttaatcccagcactcgggaggcagaggcaggcggatctctgtgagtttgaggccagcctgggctacagagtgagatccaagaaaggcacaaagctccacagagaaaccctgtctcaaaaaaccaaaaaaaaaaaaaaaaaaaaaaaaaaggaactaaatataaagtttaaaataaaacttttaatttatagccacttgattttttttttaattatctatttggTTTgggggagttttgttttgttttgttttttagggttttgttttgaaacagggtttctctctgttggcctggctgtcctggaactgatatgtagaccaggctagcctcaaactcacagagatccttttgctgatgcctcctatgtgctgggattaaaggcgtgcaccgtcACACCCAGCTTATTAGGatggttttaattaaaaaaaaaaaagaagaaagaaagaataagaaccAGAGTCTCCCAGACAGTTCTCTAAAATACTATGCATGTGTTAGTTACACATCTTGCTGGCACAAAGGGGTTTCTTCACTGAGAGCAAAGGCTCTCCAGAAGTTCCCTACACTTCTGGGTTCTACACTTTTTTTACAAGTTCCTACTTGAAATGAGGACCCTGAGGCACAGAGGCAAAGGGACTGATATTGAGAACAGACTTTGGAGAGAGACATGGACCAGAAATTCATCACTCCTCTTTTCTGTATCTTCTGGCTGGCccccaaatcacagagatccaccgtcCTCTACCTCCTGTGTGCTTCTTTTGTAAGACTATAAATTCCTTTAGGGAAAACAATGAGCTTCTACGTCTTTCCATCGAGTTTTGTATATTAATCAAATACTGAATAAATACTGTTACTTTTATCCACACCCCAAACAATGAGAACCGTATACAATCACTTTTGACCCAAGTAATGTTCTGTTGTCCACAGTTTTTCTCTTATTTAATAATTCAGAAGATAATGTTACAACTAACAAAATGATTGATTGGGTAAAGGCATTGTTGCTAAGCCTGACTACCTcagctcaatccccagcacccacatggtagaaggagaaaacagactcctggaggttgttctctgacctccacacatgtgccatgcagTGTGTACAaccacatgatttttttaatttttcaatttaaaaggtatttaaatgaaattaatggGCTCTAATTTTTTAGGAGCTTGTGTTCATGATTCCATCATAAGGATAAAGAGAGGGAGAGTATTATCTTGGGGTTGGGGGTCAAGTAATATAGTAATTAGGAgatatatattttcttcattaaatcatggcaataaaggaagaaaatacatACGAATTCTGCTGAGTATGATAATGTATACCTATaatctagtactcaggaggcaaaggcaggcaaagccagcctgctttacagagcaagttccaagacagccagaaccacacagagaaaccctgtctcaaaaaagacagaaaaccaaaacaatggACCTGGCATAGTGGTACAAGTCTACAATGCCTAATACTTGAagttggaggcaggaagatcaagagttctaggccaacctcagctacatagtggcATTCGAGGCCATATTTGGGCTGAGAGAATGTCTCAAACAATGTAGGTATGATAATGCACTCAAAATCTGACCACACCCGAGGCAGAGAAAAAACTATTGAATTTCAGTataccctgggctacataagagttctaagcaagcctgagctacatagttagaccctgtatcaaaacaacCAAGGGCTGGACATGTTggtacaagtctttaatcccagcatttgcgagacagaggtaggtggatctgagttccaggctggccttaaacacagaccctgtttcaaaaatgggTGGGGGCAGGTACCAAAACAagtttttctctccattttttcttCTCCAGTGTTAAGACTCAAGCCAAGTTTTAGAAACACAAAAGGAAGAGAATTAAATCTGTTTTAGTAGATTAGTAGAGGTGAATGGAAGCTGGCAGAGTATAGCATGTGGGCACTTGTTCTTCAGCTGCCCTGGAGACTGAGCCCTGAGAATTCCTAGggcccaggagtttgaggctagcctaggaaACAGTCATACACCCTCTAGAAAAGTTCCCAGAAAAATTTATAGCAGGCATTTGGCTGAGTCCTCATAGATGAATAATCAAGAGGGAATCTCTCCTGTTGTTACATATTTACTAAGACTGAAATTGTTGGGCCAGGCATAGTGAGGtatgcttttttttaattctgtcacTCCAGACataggcagatgtctgagttcaaggccagccagggtgacaACATGGTGAGGccccagggagagagagattgtCTTACGTGAGCCACCTTGAGCATTTATGTCTTAGGTGGCAGTTACAAAGTGGAAGGAAATACAGATCGTTCTATGAAAATAGATATATAATGTGCTCTTTTTAGCTGCAAAAGAAAACAATCTTTGAGGCATAAATATTAAAGTATCATTCATTTAACATAACTAATCTTTGAatggtttgttatttttgtttatcctAATTCTGTAGTTCGTGGCTTTTCCAAGAGAATATTGTTACCTCATACTTGAAATTTCTCTCTGTACTTAGGAGGGCAAAAGAATAAATTTGATGTATCCTTAGGTCTTGCTTCTAGTCCAAAATAGTTGGTGCTGTCGTCTCTATAAATGGTTTGCCTATACCTCTGATAGAAAGGGACTCATATTTGTGAGTCTTGAAACCACTGGGAACACCACCTCTTAGCTATTTGGATAATAGAAATATTAgatattgctgggcggtggtggcgcacacctttaatcccagcacttgggaggcagaggcaggcggatctctgtgagttcgaggccaacttggtccaggacaggcaccaaagctacacagagaaaccctgtcttgagaaaaaacaacaacaacaacaacaacaaaaaaaaaggaatataggtATTAATTTCTCATGTATTTGAGTTCTGTCTGAAGCCTAAAAATCTCTTTTCTAGATACGGTCTTTCTGGCAGTGATGTCCTAGATAATGTAGCTTATGCTCGAGGGTTCAACACAGACCACCAAACCCAGCTCCTTTATCAAGCATCGGCTATGATGGTAGAATCCAGGTACGCATCCAGTAAAAGACGTTAAATCTCTCCCCATAGCCCTTTACCTGAATCTACGTAATATGAATAGAAACAGGATAAAAATAGAGATTTAAatttcaagagttgtttttgtgtgtaGGGGTTTTTTTctcgtttggtttggtttggtgtggtgggttttgtttggttggttggttgtttttgggGGGCGGAGgggtttttaggttttttttcaagacagggtttctctgtagctctggctgtcctggaacctgctctgtagaccaggccgacctttaactcagagatcctcctgcctctgcctcccagtgctgggattaaaggcgtacaccagtACTGCccagctttggtttttgtttgtttgtttttaatataatatagtgatactttttttttttttagttttgtttgctcTTAAGATTTATTAAAAGATTATTAAAATTTACTTAcgtgtgtgtttctgtgaatGTATGCCTCATGTGGGGGGACTTACAAAGTCAGAAGAGGACtccaatcccctggagctggagttccaggccgaGCTAcccagtatgggtgctggaaacaaacttgggtcctctaaaagaacagacagtgctcttaacagctgagccatctctctagcccccaattcctttcttttaaaaaacgtTTCTGTGTGTATTTGGTGTGTGACATGTGTAAGtgtttatgtgtacacacacatacatgagtgtGGGCATGCATATGAAGTGACTCACATGTGCAGGTTAGAGGACACTTTTGGACGTCAGTTCTTACTCTCCACCTCGTTTGAGACAGCATCCCTTCATTGTCTTCTGCTGTGTATGCCAGGCTGGTGTCCACAGGCTTCTAGATTGCAAACACATGCTCCCTTGGCTGCCTTACGTGGGCTCTGGGAATTTAGCCTACATGACAAATGCTTTACCTGCTATCATCTCTGCTCTTCAGGTCTTACTTTGGCACAGTTGCTTTATGGTTTCAGTCAAGTCGCTAGTGAAAGATGAAGCTATGGCTGGAGGTATagcagagttgctgtggtcatgtgtcttttcacagcaatagaaaccccgagACACCTGCCAAAAACAACAGAAGGTACCCACCAAAGGCTGTCTCGGGTTGgacattttataaacattttaataaaacgTGTGTTTGTGTTTGAACTAGGAAGTTGGTGTCAGTAGCTCATCTGTTttatcctggcagttgggagactgagacaggaggatcatatatttcagaacagcctgggctgcataagtaACAAACcccagtctcaaaaagaagaaaagtggaaaATATGGAATACATATAATAGGGTGGTGGGGAAGGGAGAAGGTTTTGACAAAGAATTCTTTTTTCTTGTAGGTACGCACTGCTTATTGTAGATAGCGCTACTGCCCTCTACAGAACAGACTACTCAGGTCGAGGAGAGCTTTCAGCCAGGCAAATGCATTTGGCCAGATTTCTGAGGATGCTGCTGCGACTTGCTGATGAGGTAAGCTGTAGTAAAGAAACCAAGAATTCAGTGGCTTTCAGTGGTTACAAATTGCTGGAGCCTTCTGAGGACATTAGTACCTTGTATTATCAAAGATGAACGTTAGTTAGCCATTGCTTTGTTGTGAGCATTAATGTTTTGGTATGTCTGTGGTAAAAACTGACATTCTTTCCCTCATCAGTTTGGTGTAGCCGTGGTAATCACCAACCAGGTAGTAGCCCAAGTGGATGGAGCAGCCATGTTTGCTGCAGATCCCAAAAAACCCATTGGAGGAAACATCATTGCCCATGCATCAACAACCAGGTAAGGTGATGGCAGAGGCTTTCTGGAATGGGTATGATAGAGACATAAGAAAGCACTTCCACTTAGACCCTATTAAACCCTATTAAAGTTGCTGCAGTATAGACACTTAGGAAGCCTCACTAAATTTGTTGTGCTTTGGTTGATACAAGTGTTTGCTTTGCAgatgtagagatggctcagtgattatgaTCATGTTCTGAtcttgtagagaacctgagttctcaTCACCTCCATGAGgtgctcacaacctcctgtagctccagctccaagcGATCCAGCAACTCTGGCCTCCGACAGGCCCCTGCCCTCATGTGCACATagccacatacagacacaaatgCCTAGATCTAATTAAAATCTCCCAAGtgtgaaaaaaatacatgaatattTGATATGCCTCcctaattataaaataatgtttttcttcaagCTTTTCAATAAGAGAGTCGTGGCAGAAATGGATTCCTCCAAGTTGGAGGTAGCCAAATACACTAAAAAAGTTCCTAAAAATCCCTTTAGGAAGTTAGGCATGTCTGAAACAGTTAGTTCTGTCATAGGGATAGAATTGTTTATAACTTggtgtgtttgtctgtctttggGTCAGGCTGTActtgaggaaaggaagaggggagacCAGAATCTGCAAAATCTACGACTCTCCCTGTCTTCCTGAAGCTGAAGCCATGTTTGCCATTAACGCAGATGGAGTGGGAGACGCCAAGGACTGAGTCATCAGGCCGTTTTTTTCTGTGATACACTTTTAAATGCTGTACAGTCTAATGAAGAGGGCAGCTCCCCGGGCTTCTTCAGGCTCTTCCTGATGTGACCGCCAGGACGTGGCTTCCGGGAAAACAATTACTGTATCTGCTATCTGGTGGCAGAAACAGGAGACGGGTCAGAATTCAAACTGATCTGAAATGTTCATTTCTTATAGTTTATTTCTTATAGAGTATATCAATGTCTGATTTCTTTGATGTTTGGAGGAGAGATATGAAATAACAGCTATCAGACAATCTTATGTTTCAAGAGAAGTAAAACTGGAAAGACCTGAGTCTTCTCTCACTTCTCAATGATGGTAAAATAAAATGCCTGAGATGTGACAGGGAATGGGTGCTTTCCACATTCTTTTTCTCTATACGTAAgatgcaaaatttaaaagtacatGCCTGGACtctcacataatttaaaaaatgattgtgGTTAAGGAGTCTTGCATGAGGCATGCTAGACTATCAGTCCTGTAGTGCTTCTTGTTCTGGAGACGTTTATCTAAATTGTTCTGTTAAtaaaaactcgggagtcagatattggggtaaaaacctgataaatcaagaaagagacagacgccaggcatagtggcacacctttaatcccagcattcaggagacagaggcaggtggatctctgagttcaaggccagcctgggctacagagtgagttccagaacagtgagggctacacagagagaccctgtctcaaagcaaacaaacaaaaaaatatcgGCAGAGGAACAACCAGTTGACCACAATTCCCAGATCAAAAAAGCCCatgaatctttctaagcccctccctactccttccgGTCCATCTCTGAAGAATCCTGGGTCCTCAAATCTCCATGGCTAATTTGTTCAGCTGGTGGCTGACTTCGCCTCCTGATTCAGG
This genomic interval carries:
- the Rad51 gene encoding DNA repair protein RAD51 homolog 1, yielding MAMQMQLDANADTSVEEESFGPQPISRLEQCGVNANDVKKLEEAGFHTVEAVAYAPKKELINIKGISEAKAEKILTEAAKLVPMGFTTATEFHQRRSEIIQITTGSKELDKLLQGGIETGSITEMFGEFRTGKTQICHTLAVTCQLPIDRGGGEGKAMYIDTEGTFRPERLLAVAERYGLSGSDVLDNVAYARGFNTDHQTQLLYQASAMMVESRYALLIVDSATALYRTDYSGRGELSARQMHLARFLRMLLRLADEFGVAVVITNQVVAQVDGAAMFAADPKKPIGGNIIAHASTTRLYLRKGRGETRICKIYDSPCLPEAEAMFAINADGVGDAKD